One Streptomyces sp. NBC_01217 genomic region harbors:
- a CDS encoding MraY family glycosyltransferase — protein sequence MNTAVTTAAGAAALLLGLLLTEPLRRLALRHGITDRPNARKAHTRPTPYLGGVAVAIATLVAGAAIARARADFDPVLAVLLGGAAIVCVLGLIDDLRQLGPGIRLCVETSMAAMVVLAGGHPTVFGGAFDAVLAVVWIVFVTNAFNLLDNMDGAAASLCGVIGGFICLTVPADGPDGLGVVMAALTGACVGFLFHNRHPARIFLGDAGSLFLGFTLASAMMVLHSDTTGLSGPVSLLLATLVPTLDTTLVMVSRYRESRPLLQGGTDHIAHRLRRLGMTVQQVVRFLSVLAVAGCLSATLVTYGLLAPGIALLAASAVGVGAVRLLLRIPSATTASPRVAVPAGGPTEGFARAAVQLRRSGGSGRRPRAVRPVDVPHSREARKAATLSRTAGTPAAPQ from the coding sequence GTGAACACAGCGGTCACGACAGCAGCAGGCGCCGCGGCCCTGCTGCTCGGACTGCTGCTGACGGAGCCGCTGAGACGCCTTGCTTTGCGCCATGGGATCACCGACCGTCCCAACGCCCGTAAGGCGCACACCCGGCCGACGCCCTACCTCGGCGGTGTCGCCGTCGCGATCGCCACGCTCGTCGCGGGTGCCGCCATCGCGCGCGCCCGAGCGGACTTCGACCCGGTTCTCGCAGTGCTGCTCGGCGGCGCGGCGATCGTGTGCGTCCTCGGACTCATCGACGATCTGCGCCAGCTCGGGCCGGGGATCCGGCTGTGCGTCGAGACGTCCATGGCCGCGATGGTGGTACTGGCAGGGGGGCATCCGACGGTCTTCGGCGGCGCCTTCGACGCCGTGCTCGCCGTCGTGTGGATCGTCTTCGTGACGAATGCGTTCAACCTGTTGGACAACATGGACGGCGCGGCAGCATCGCTGTGTGGCGTCATCGGCGGATTCATCTGCCTGACCGTCCCGGCAGACGGCCCGGATGGCCTGGGTGTGGTGATGGCGGCCCTGACCGGGGCCTGCGTCGGCTTCCTCTTCCACAACAGGCATCCGGCACGGATCTTCCTCGGCGACGCGGGATCGCTCTTCCTCGGCTTCACACTGGCCTCCGCGATGATGGTGCTCCACAGTGACACCACCGGCCTTTCCGGACCCGTCAGCCTGCTACTCGCCACCCTGGTGCCCACGTTGGACACCACGCTGGTGATGGTGTCCCGCTATCGGGAGTCAAGGCCCCTGCTGCAGGGCGGCACGGACCATATCGCCCACCGGTTGCGGCGCCTGGGGATGACGGTGCAGCAGGTCGTCCGATTTCTCAGCGTCCTCGCGGTAGCCGGCTGCCTGTCCGCAACGCTGGTGACCTACGGGTTGCTCGCTCCTGGCATCGCGCTCCTTGCCGCCTCCGCAGTGGGCGTCGGGGCGGTACGGCTGCTGCTCAGGATCCCCTCTGCCACGACCGCTTCGCCGCGCGTCGCGGTCCCGGCCGGGGGGCCGACAGAGGGGTTCGCCCGTGCAGCCGTCCAGTTGAGACGCAGCGGTGGGTCCGGGCGCCGCCCGAGAGCGGTCCGGCCGGTGGACGTGCCGCATTCACGTGAGGCCCGGAAGGCCGCCACGCTGTCCCGGACGGCAGGCACTCCGGCGGCACCGCAGTGA
- a CDS encoding glycosyltransferase, which yields MTMARICEVIKTLDVGGAEVLLVERLRRSPRTDRDYTVVFLDASTEELVDALRDCGVSLVDLRSCPRRLRYLGLVRTVRRLAPDVVNVHSPLPAAVLRPALRLMRLRPALVSTVHYVRCHPLTRLLNQATRHLDDLTVAVSPQVAASRSVRGARRVRTRIHGVDVAAQRGWARRADQLREEFGIPSDTFVLAFVANFRPVKNHTLLVEAAALVLDRRPDALFVLAGDGPLREQVLTDIRRRGLQDRMRYLGRVPQAGRLVAAADALVLASHYEALPVVVMEALASGVPVVATMVGGIPDLVRDGDNGILVQPGSPQRLAEAILRIMRPEVRSVLAAGALADTTTVDMASTAAWFDSVYATLADGAPEIRKEAASGETQAV from the coding sequence ATGACCATGGCGCGTATCTGCGAAGTGATCAAGACCCTCGACGTGGGCGGGGCCGAGGTCCTTCTGGTGGAACGCCTGCGCCGGTCTCCCCGGACCGACCGTGACTACACCGTGGTCTTCCTGGATGCCTCGACGGAGGAACTGGTGGATGCGCTCCGGGACTGCGGAGTATCACTCGTCGATCTCCGCTCTTGTCCGCGGCGGCTGCGTTACCTCGGATTGGTCCGTACGGTGCGGCGCCTGGCTCCCGATGTGGTAAATGTTCACTCCCCTCTGCCCGCTGCGGTGCTGCGCCCCGCTCTGCGTCTGATGCGCCTGCGACCGGCACTGGTTTCGACGGTGCACTATGTCCGTTGCCATCCGCTGACCAGGCTGCTCAATCAGGCGACCCGGCATCTGGACGATCTGACGGTGGCGGTCTCACCGCAGGTGGCCGCCTCCAGGTCCGTGCGGGGCGCTCGCCGGGTCCGTACGCGGATCCACGGGGTGGACGTGGCCGCGCAGCGTGGCTGGGCGCGGCGAGCGGACCAGCTGCGGGAGGAGTTCGGGATCCCCTCGGACACCTTCGTACTGGCCTTCGTGGCCAACTTCCGTCCGGTGAAGAACCACACGCTGCTGGTCGAAGCAGCCGCCCTGGTGCTCGATCGGCGCCCTGACGCATTGTTCGTCCTGGCGGGGGACGGTCCCCTCCGTGAGCAGGTGCTCACGGACATCCGCCGGCGCGGACTGCAGGACCGGATGCGATACCTGGGGCGGGTTCCGCAGGCCGGCCGACTGGTGGCGGCCGCCGACGCCCTGGTTCTGGCCTCCCACTACGAAGCGCTGCCCGTGGTGGTCATGGAGGCCCTCGCGTCCGGTGTACCGGTGGTGGCCACGATGGTCGGAGGAATCCCCGACCTGGTCCGCGACGGTGACAACGGCATCCTGGTCCAGCCCGGTTCACCACAACGGCTGGCCGAAGCCATCCTGCGCATCATGCGTCCGGAAGTTCGTTCCGTGCTCGCCGCCGGAGCGCTCGCCGACACCACGACGGTGGACATGGCCTCTACCGCCGCATGGTTCGACAGCGTGTACGCCACCTTGGCGGACGGAGCTCCGGAAATCCGAAAAGAAGCCGCCTCAGGAGAAACGCAGGCCGTCTGA
- a CDS encoding DUF4012 domain-containing protein has translation MVALVLAGTAWIAVTGLLARSELLAAQRSLETLRRSVTGTGGNAEPAAATRDPEAAMRSANAHAARAHRLTTGPAWYLFAQAPFLGRPAETVRGAAKAADRLTHDVLPPVVRLAPELAGDSRKGGLGALLSALGGKAPELERAARIAAGTRAEVDELPRTTWLPAIDRARVRLVRLLDRTAPATADAALAARVLPPMLGEQSPRRYFVVVQNTAEARGTGGMPGAFAVLTAVRGELRFETFGNDDTVTGANPTVDLGAEFAARYSQAEPTRYWANSNLSPHFPYAARIWAATWHQRSGQQVDGVAALDPITLGRLLRATGPGRLRDGTALTADNVLDLTERTGYARYPDDAKRKEFLLDVARTAVTTLADALRDPRRLPGLVKAAYGDVSEGRLKVWSAREDEQRLLSTRPLSGTLPQQPGPFAGLVVNNAAGGKLDYYLERELSWVPGRCTPDGRLVTARITLANRAPASGLPAYVTQRGDKPAHRPRPGDNRLLVSYYASRGAQLTGAALDGRSTTVDIGEERHHPVYTLDLELPAQRSRTLTLQLLEPVSDRAPVLWHQPLVTPLRARAESYPACGD, from the coding sequence GTGGTCGCGCTGGTCCTCGCCGGAACGGCGTGGATCGCGGTCACCGGTCTGCTCGCCCGGTCCGAACTGCTGGCCGCTCAGCGGTCGCTGGAGACGCTGCGGCGCTCGGTCACGGGTACCGGGGGGAACGCGGAGCCGGCGGCTGCGACAAGGGACCCCGAGGCGGCGATGCGCTCTGCGAACGCGCATGCCGCCCGCGCCCACCGCCTCACCACCGGGCCCGCCTGGTATCTCTTCGCGCAGGCTCCATTCCTCGGCCGGCCCGCGGAGACCGTCCGGGGCGCCGCGAAGGCCGCCGACCGGTTGACTCACGACGTCCTTCCACCGGTCGTGCGCCTCGCTCCCGAGCTGGCCGGAGACTCCCGAAAGGGCGGGTTGGGAGCTCTCCTGTCCGCATTGGGCGGTAAGGCTCCGGAGCTCGAACGAGCGGCGCGGATCGCCGCCGGGACGCGCGCGGAGGTCGACGAACTGCCTCGCACCACCTGGCTGCCCGCAATCGATCGCGCGCGCGTTCGACTCGTTCGACTGCTCGACCGGACCGCCCCCGCCACAGCTGATGCCGCTCTGGCTGCCCGTGTACTGCCGCCGATGCTGGGCGAACAGAGTCCGCGGCGGTATTTTGTCGTCGTCCAGAACACCGCGGAAGCCCGAGGCACCGGCGGAATGCCAGGGGCCTTCGCCGTGCTCACCGCCGTCCGGGGAGAGCTGCGCTTCGAGACCTTCGGCAACGACGACACAGTGACGGGCGCCAACCCCACGGTCGACCTGGGGGCCGAATTCGCCGCCCGCTACAGCCAGGCCGAGCCCACCCGATACTGGGCCAACTCCAATCTCAGCCCGCACTTCCCCTACGCGGCCCGTATCTGGGCGGCAACCTGGCACCAACGCAGCGGTCAGCAAGTGGACGGTGTGGCCGCCTTGGATCCCATCACGCTGGGGCGATTGCTGCGGGCCACAGGCCCGGGACGGCTGCGCGACGGCACGGCGCTCACCGCCGACAACGTGCTGGATCTCACGGAGCGCACGGGCTACGCGCGCTACCCCGATGACGCGAAGCGCAAGGAGTTCCTGCTCGATGTGGCGCGCACGGCAGTCACCACTCTCGCGGACGCCCTCCGCGACCCGCGTCGCCTTCCCGGACTGGTCAAGGCGGCGTATGGCGACGTATCGGAGGGGCGGCTGAAGGTGTGGAGCGCCCGCGAAGACGAGCAACGTCTCCTGTCGACCCGGCCGTTGAGCGGTACGTTGCCCCAGCAGCCCGGCCCCTTCGCCGGACTCGTTGTCAACAACGCCGCGGGTGGCAAGCTCGACTACTACCTTGAGCGAGAACTGAGCTGGGTCCCGGGCCGCTGTACGCCGGACGGCCGCCTCGTTACTGCGCGGATCACTCTCGCAAACCGAGCTCCGGCGTCGGGGCTTCCCGCCTACGTCACCCAGCGGGGCGACAAGCCTGCTCACCGCCCTCGCCCGGGAGACAACCGGCTGCTGGTCTCCTACTACGCCAGCAGGGGTGCACAACTCACCGGTGCGGCCCTCGACGGCCGGTCCACCACGGTGGATATCGGAGAGGAACGCCATCACCCGGTCTACACACTGGACTTGGAGCTGCCGGCGCAGCGCAGCCGCACCCTGACGCTCCAGCTGCTGGAGCCGGTCAGCGACCGCGCCCCCGTGCTGTGGCACCAGCCGCTGGTCACACCCCTGCGAGCCCGGGCGGAGTCCTATCCGGCGTGTGGCGACTGA
- a CDS encoding SMI1/KNR4 family protein, translated as MDEAQRAWRRLAGWLEAHAPVTAASVLGPAAAAAADISATEDRLGVAFPAELRAWLLESGAGEVTEGVAPGNRDFLGLVAMERTYAFKMEIERDDPSDDPEFPFWHEQWIPVVSDEDSCYGKFLDARSGRIGSFGDGDAPSFEVHASLAGLFDDTVALMEQISAGASPTAGHVEDGRLVWD; from the coding sequence ATGGATGAGGCACAACGGGCGTGGCGGCGGCTGGCGGGCTGGCTGGAGGCGCATGCCCCCGTGACCGCGGCCTCGGTTCTGGGCCCTGCGGCTGCGGCTGCGGCGGACATCTCCGCGACGGAGGACCGGCTGGGTGTCGCGTTCCCGGCCGAACTGCGGGCCTGGCTGCTGGAGTCGGGGGCCGGAGAGGTCACCGAAGGGGTCGCGCCCGGGAACCGGGACTTTCTGGGGCTCGTGGCCATGGAGCGTACCTATGCGTTCAAGATGGAGATCGAGCGCGACGACCCGTCCGACGATCCGGAGTTCCCCTTCTGGCACGAGCAGTGGATTCCGGTCGTCTCGGACGAGGACTCCTGTTACGGAAAGTTCCTGGACGCGCGAAGCGGCCGGATCGGTTCATTCGGTGACGGGGACGCGCCCTCCTTCGAGGTCCATGCTTCGCTGGCCGGCCTGTTCGACGACACCGTCGCCCTCATGGAGCAGATCTCCGCCGGGGCGTCGCCTACGGCCGGACATGTGGAGGACGGCCGACTCGTCTGGGACTGA
- a CDS encoding YtxH domain-containing protein: MRYRLTFIAGLALGYVIGTRAGRERYEQMKKSARQFAQNPAVRNTAESAAQSGRDLAGKAYHAVSDKVGDKVPASVADRVRSLRDRGRNGEDDWGTTNT, translated from the coding sequence ATGCGGTACCGGCTCACGTTCATCGCCGGACTGGCCCTCGGATACGTGATCGGCACGCGGGCCGGGCGCGAGCGCTACGAGCAGATGAAGAAGTCCGCACGTCAGTTCGCCCAGAATCCTGCCGTGCGCAACACCGCCGAGTCCGCGGCGCAGAGCGGCCGCGATCTGGCAGGCAAGGCGTACCACGCGGTCAGTGACAAGGTCGGCGACAAGGTGCCCGCCTCGGTGGCCGACCGGGTGCGCTCGCTGCGCGACCGCGGCCGCAACGGCGAGGACGACTGGGGCACCACCAATACCTAG
- a CDS encoding FGGY family carbohydrate kinase: protein MGIVAGLDSSSAFTHIVVCDTDTGAVLRRGYAAHPVEAKATEVDPQVWLLSLGEAATGGLLEGVQAIGVSAQQHGLVPLDHQGNLVRPALLGNDKRAQVAAADLVEGLGGRQAWAEAVGSVPQAAQPVAKLRWLARTEPEAAQRVASVLQPHDWLVWQLLGRPARRTTDRGAASGTGYWSAGSGSYRPDLVELALGRQAALPEVLGPSDAAGTTPEGLLISAGTGETMAAAFGLGVGAGDTVVSLGASGSVMAVHHEALSDPSGMITSFADATGMHLPVVYTSNAVRALRGTAEMLGVEGLEELSALALKSTPGASGLVLLPYLEGERTPHLPHTAGTLCGLRRESMKPEHLARAAFEGMLCSLADALDVLRERGVEVRRVFLLGAAAELPAVQGLAPALFGTQVVVPQPAEYAALGAARQAAWALGVSQGTLDPRTPPAWQGAAAQVLEPGEETSVGQAVLQQYRATRDQIHPGAFDSAS from the coding sequence ATGGGCATAGTCGCCGGCTTGGACAGTTCTTCCGCCTTCACGCACATCGTCGTCTGCGATACGGACACGGGCGCCGTGCTGCGCCGGGGGTACGCCGCACACCCCGTCGAGGCGAAGGCCACCGAGGTCGACCCGCAGGTGTGGCTGCTCTCGCTCGGTGAGGCGGCCACGGGCGGGCTGCTCGAAGGCGTGCAGGCCATCGGTGTCTCCGCGCAGCAGCACGGCCTGGTACCGCTGGACCACCAGGGCAATCTCGTACGTCCGGCGCTGCTGGGCAACGACAAGCGGGCTCAGGTCGCCGCTGCCGATCTGGTCGAGGGGCTAGGCGGGCGGCAGGCCTGGGCCGAGGCCGTCGGGTCGGTTCCGCAGGCCGCGCAGCCGGTGGCGAAGCTGCGCTGGCTGGCGCGGACCGAACCGGAGGCGGCCCAGCGGGTGGCCTCGGTGCTGCAGCCGCACGACTGGCTGGTGTGGCAGCTGCTGGGGCGCCCTGCCCGGCGGACCACCGACCGGGGTGCCGCGTCCGGCACCGGTTACTGGTCGGCGGGCAGCGGTTCCTACCGGCCCGATCTGGTGGAGCTGGCGCTCGGGCGCCAGGCTGCACTGCCCGAGGTGCTCGGCCCGTCCGACGCGGCCGGGACGACGCCCGAGGGGCTGCTGATCTCGGCGGGGACCGGCGAGACGATGGCGGCGGCGTTCGGGCTCGGGGTCGGGGCCGGTGACACGGTGGTGTCGCTGGGCGCCTCGGGTTCGGTCATGGCGGTGCACCACGAGGCGCTGTCCGATCCGAGCGGGATGATCACCTCGTTCGCGGACGCGACCGGGATGCATCTGCCGGTGGTGTACACGTCGAACGCGGTACGCGCGCTGCGCGGGACCGCCGAGATGCTGGGCGTCGAGGGCCTTGAGGAACTGTCCGCGCTGGCGCTGAAGTCCACGCCGGGCGCCTCCGGGCTCGTACTCCTGCCGTATCTGGAGGGCGAGCGCACCCCGCATCTGCCGCACACGGCGGGGACGCTGTGCGGGCTGCGGCGCGAGTCGATGAAGCCGGAGCATCTGGCACGGGCGGCGTTCGAGGGGATGCTGTGCTCGCTGGCCGACGCGCTCGATGTGCTGCGCGAGCGGGGTGTCGAGGTGCGCAGGGTGTTCCTGCTGGGTGCGGCGGCCGAACTGCCCGCGGTACAGGGGCTCGCGCCCGCGCTGTTCGGTACGCAGGTGGTCGTGCCGCAGCCCGCCGAGTACGCGGCGCTGGGTGCGGCCCGGCAGGCGGCCTGGGCGCTGGGGGTCTCACAGGGGACGCTCGATCCGCGCACTCCCCCGGCCTGGCAGGGCGCGGCGGCGCAGGTGCTTGAGCCGGGCGAGGAGACGTCGGTCGGCCAGGCTGTGCTCCAGCAGTACCGGGCGACGCGGGACCAGATCCATCCGGGGGCGTTCGACTCCGCGTCCTGA
- a CDS encoding ABC transporter ATP-binding protein codes for MLIKLLRAFLGPYKKPILLLVLLQLLQTCASLYLPTLNADIIDNGVVKGDTGYILEFGGIMIAVSLAQVVCNMGAVYYGARTASALGRDVRASIFDRVQSFSAREVGRFGAPSLITRTTNDVQQVQMLVLMTFTLMVSAPIMCVGGIIMALGQDVPLSAVLLAVVPVLGIAVSLIVKRMRPLFRTMQERVDTVNRVLREQITGNRVIRAFVRDGYEEERFRGANNELTDVALSTGRLMALMFPTVMTVVNVSSIAVVWFGAHRIDSGGMEIGALTAFLAYLMQIVMSVMMATFMFMMVPRAEVCAERIQEILETESSVVPPVEPVRELRAHGHLEVRGANFRYPGAEEPVLRSVDLVARPGETTAIIGSTGSGKSTLLGLVPRLFDVTDGQVLVDGTDVRTLEPTLLAKTVSLVPQKPYLFSGTVATNLRYGNPDATDEELWHALEVAQAKEFVEELEHGLHAPIAQGGTNVSGGQRQRLAIARTLVQRPEIYLFDDSFSALDYATDAALRGALALETAESTVVIVAQRVSTIRDADRILVLDEGRVVGSGTHHELMDGNETYREIVLSQLTEAEAA; via the coding sequence GTGCTCATAAAACTCCTGCGGGCCTTTCTCGGCCCGTACAAGAAACCCATCCTGCTGCTGGTCCTCCTCCAACTCCTGCAGACCTGCGCCAGCCTCTATCTGCCCACCCTGAACGCCGACATCATCGACAACGGTGTCGTCAAGGGGGACACGGGCTACATCCTGGAGTTCGGCGGCATCATGATCGCCGTCAGCCTCGCCCAGGTGGTCTGCAACATGGGGGCCGTCTACTACGGCGCCCGCACCGCGTCCGCACTCGGCCGCGACGTCCGGGCGTCGATCTTCGACCGGGTGCAGTCGTTCTCGGCACGTGAGGTCGGCCGGTTCGGGGCACCGTCCCTGATCACGCGTACGACCAATGACGTGCAGCAGGTCCAGATGCTGGTCCTGATGACGTTCACGCTGATGGTCTCGGCGCCGATCATGTGCGTCGGCGGCATCATCATGGCCCTCGGCCAGGACGTCCCGCTGTCGGCGGTGCTGCTCGCGGTGGTGCCGGTGCTCGGCATCGCGGTGAGCCTGATCGTCAAGCGGATGCGTCCGCTGTTTCGCACCATGCAGGAGCGGGTCGACACCGTGAACCGGGTGCTGCGCGAGCAGATCACCGGCAATCGTGTCATCCGCGCCTTCGTCCGCGACGGTTACGAGGAGGAGCGTTTCCGCGGCGCCAACAACGAACTGACCGATGTGGCACTGTCCACCGGCCGGCTGATGGCGCTGATGTTCCCGACCGTGATGACGGTCGTGAACGTGTCGTCGATCGCCGTGGTCTGGTTCGGTGCGCACCGCATCGACAGCGGCGGCATGGAGATCGGCGCGCTGACCGCGTTCCTCGCCTATCTGATGCAGATCGTCATGTCGGTGATGATGGCCACCTTCATGTTCATGATGGTGCCGCGCGCCGAGGTATGCGCCGAGCGCATCCAGGAGATCCTGGAGACCGAGTCGAGCGTGGTTCCGCCCGTCGAGCCGGTCCGCGAACTGCGCGCCCATGGCCATCTGGAGGTCCGCGGCGCGAACTTCCGCTACCCGGGCGCAGAGGAGCCGGTGCTGCGGTCGGTGGATCTGGTGGCCCGCCCCGGCGAGACCACCGCGATCATCGGATCGACGGGCAGCGGGAAGTCGACGCTGCTCGGACTCGTACCGCGGCTCTTCGATGTGACGGACGGTCAGGTGCTGGTCGACGGCACGGACGTACGCACGCTGGAGCCGACGCTGCTGGCGAAGACCGTGAGTCTCGTCCCGCAGAAGCCGTATCTGTTCTCCGGGACGGTCGCGACGAACCTGCGGTACGGAAACCCGGACGCCACCGACGAGGAGCTGTGGCACGCGCTGGAGGTCGCGCAGGCCAAGGAGTTCGTAGAGGAACTGGAGCACGGCCTGCACGCGCCGATCGCGCAGGGCGGCACCAATGTCTCCGGCGGGCAGCGACAACGGCTCGCGATCGCCAGGACGCTGGTGCAGCGGCCGGAGATCTATCTCTTCGACGACTCGTTCTCCGCGCTCGACTACGCCACCGACGCCGCGCTGCGCGGGGCGCTGGCGCTGGAGACGGCCGAGTCGACCGTGGTGATCGTCGCGCAGCGGGTGTCCACCATCCGCGACGCCGACCGGATCCTGGTGCTGGACGAGGGCCGGGTCGTCGGCTCCGGCACCCATCACGAGCTGATGGACGGCAATGAAACGTACCGGGAGATCGTGCTCTCCCAGCTGACGGAAGCGGAGGCCGCGTAA
- a CDS encoding ABC transporter ATP-binding protein gives MAGPGGRMMAGGAPTDRSMDFKGSSKRLLKRFATEKTSLYVMLLACVLSVGLSVVGPKILGRATDLVFAGVVGRRMREGTTKEQAIDGLRRTNSGLADMLSGVDFVPGHGIDFGAVGDVLLVALAVYVGAGLLMLVATRLSIRIINAVVFRLREDIQTKLSRLPLSYFDRAKRGEVLSRATNDIDNISQTMQQTMGQLINSLLTIVGVLVMMFWVSPLLALVALVTVPLSVVVAAKVGKRSQPQFVAQWKVTGKLNAHIEEMYTGHTLVKVFGRQEESAKDFAEQNEALYEAGFRAQFNSGVMQPLMMFVSNLNYVLIAVVGGLRVASGSLSIGDVQAFIQYSRQFSMPLTQVASMANLVQSGVASAERIFELLDAEEQGADPAPGTGEHPEELRGSVSLEKVSFRYDPEKPLIEGLSLNVEPGHTVAIVGPTGAGKTTLVNLLMRFYEVTGGRITLDGVDVAKMSRDDLRSGIGMVLQDTWLFGGSIAENIAYGASRKVTREEIEEAARAAHADRFIRTLPDGYDTVIDDEGSGVSAGEKQLITIARAFLSDPVILVLDEATSSVDTRTEVLIQKAMARLAHGRTSFVIAHRLSTIRDADVILVMENGSIVEQGTHDELLDAGGAYARLYSAQFAQAVAEVD, from the coding sequence ATGGCCGGTCCTGGCGGACGCATGATGGCGGGCGGGGCGCCGACCGACCGGTCCATGGATTTCAAGGGCTCTTCGAAGCGGCTGCTGAAGCGCTTCGCCACGGAGAAGACCTCGCTGTACGTGATGCTGCTGGCCTGTGTGCTGAGCGTCGGCCTCTCGGTGGTCGGGCCGAAGATCCTCGGCAGGGCGACGGACCTGGTGTTCGCCGGGGTCGTCGGCCGGCGGATGCGGGAGGGAACGACCAAGGAGCAGGCCATCGACGGCCTGCGCAGGACCAACAGCGGCCTCGCCGACATGCTCTCCGGGGTGGACTTCGTCCCCGGTCACGGCATCGACTTCGGCGCTGTGGGCGACGTACTGCTGGTGGCACTGGCGGTCTATGTCGGTGCCGGGCTGCTGATGCTGGTAGCGACCCGGCTGTCGATCAGGATCATCAACGCGGTCGTGTTCCGGCTGCGCGAGGACATCCAGACGAAGCTGTCGCGGCTGCCGCTGTCCTACTTCGACCGGGCCAAGCGCGGCGAGGTGCTCAGCCGGGCGACCAACGACATCGACAACATCTCGCAGACGATGCAGCAGACGATGGGCCAGCTCATCAACTCCCTGCTCACCATCGTCGGCGTACTGGTCATGATGTTCTGGGTCTCGCCGCTGCTGGCGCTGGTCGCGCTGGTGACGGTGCCGCTCTCGGTGGTCGTGGCCGCGAAGGTCGGCAAGCGGTCGCAGCCGCAGTTCGTGGCGCAGTGGAAGGTGACGGGCAAGCTCAACGCCCACATCGAGGAGATGTACACCGGACACACCCTGGTGAAGGTCTTCGGACGGCAGGAGGAGTCCGCGAAGGACTTCGCCGAGCAGAACGAGGCGCTGTACGAGGCGGGCTTCAGGGCGCAGTTCAACAGCGGGGTCATGCAGCCGCTGATGATGTTCGTCTCCAACCTGAACTATGTGCTGATCGCCGTCGTCGGTGGTCTGCGGGTCGCCTCGGGTTCGCTGTCGATCGGTGATGTGCAGGCGTTCATCCAGTACTCGCGGCAGTTCTCGATGCCACTGACCCAGGTCGCCTCGATGGCGAACCTGGTGCAGTCGGGCGTCGCGTCGGCCGAGCGGATATTCGAGCTGCTGGACGCCGAGGAGCAGGGCGCCGACCCCGCACCGGGCACTGGCGAGCATCCCGAGGAGCTGCGGGGCAGCGTCTCACTGGAGAAGGTGTCGTTCCGTTACGACCCGGAGAAGCCGCTCATCGAGGGTCTGTCGCTGAACGTCGAGCCGGGTCACACGGTCGCGATCGTCGGCCCGACCGGCGCGGGCAAGACCACGCTCGTCAATCTGCTGATGCGCTTCTACGAGGTGACGGGCGGCCGGATCACCCTCGACGGGGTCGACGTGGCGAAGATGTCGCGCGACGACCTGCGGTCGGGGATCGGCATGGTCCTCCAGGACACCTGGCTGTTCGGCGGGTCCATCGCGGAGAACATCGCGTACGGCGCTTCGCGCAAGGTCACCCGGGAGGAGATCGAGGAGGCGGCGCGGGCGGCCCACGCCGACCGCTTCATCCGCACCCTGCCGGACGGCTACGACACGGTGATCGACGACGAGGGCTCCGGCGTCAGCGCGGGCGAGAAGCAACTGATCACCATCGCGCGGGCATTCCTGTCCGACCCGGTGATCCTGGTGCTCGACGAGGCGACGAGCTCCGTCGACACCCGTACCGAGGTGCTGATCCAGAAGGCGATGGCGCGTCTGGCGCACGGCCGTACGAGCTTTGTGATCGCGCACCGGCTCTCCACCATCCGGGACGCCGACGTCATCCTGGTGATGGAGAACGGCTCGATCGTCGAACAGGGCACGCACGACGAGCTGTTGGACGCCGGGGGCGCGTACGCCCGGCTGTATTCGGCGCAGTTCGCGCAGGCGGTCGCCGAGGTCGACTAG